The Geotrypetes seraphini chromosome 2, aGeoSer1.1, whole genome shotgun sequence genome contains the following window.
ACCAAGACAGAATCACTCCACGCCTCCCCCACATTACGCCATATACAGGTCATATACAATGACACATTCAACAAATCTTCATTCCTTCATGTCTGCTACCTATAAAcacaaaaatggttttatttggaTCAGTCAGAGACAGCAGGTCTCTCCATCAAATTTCTCTATGTTGGGAATAATGCTAAAGCCTGTTCTGGAAGGAGACCCTAATTCTGATATAGATCAGCGAAATATAAGCTTTGTCAACACGGATCTTCCTGAACTTTTATAGATAAGTCTCTGATTATTAAGCATGATTTCGATTTAATGTGTATTTAAAAAAGCATAGTTACAATATTTTTCTCTACAAAAGGGCCAATGAAGCATCATGACATGATTGTCCTCCAAAAATTGAAGGAGAGACTGGCTGTTTCTGACTGGTccgtattaaaaaaataaaataaaaaaaaatcatgtttaaaGGTAGCAGATATGAAGGAATGAAGATTTTTTGCATCTGCCATTGTATATGGATTTCTAATTACCGTAAGTGATGTAATAAAGCAGATATGATATACCCCCGCTGAAACAGATTTGaccatttttaaatggtttatatTTCAGTCAGGATGTAACAGTTGATCCTACAGGTCAATTCCAGAACTGTGTAAGAAAATCTCCATCTTCACTCACTTCTTCAAGCAAAGTCATAAAAGCATAAGAATgactatactgggtcagaccaatggtccatctagcccagtatcctgtttccacagtagcaAATCCAGGTCAGaggtgcctggcagaaacccaaatagtagcatcattccatactaccgatcccagggcaaacagtggcttccccccatttCTGACTCAATGGCAGAGCATGGgcctttcctccaagaaattgtccaaacctttcttaaatccagctttATGCTTATTCCAAATTGTTACATAGTTAACATATTTGCACTTTGAGGAGGAAAAAGCGCTTGTAATATTTTCTTCATAACCTCATAAGAATCCACATATGTCCAACAAAgctttatccccccccctttttttttaacaaaactgcaATGAATATTGGGGTACTAAGTTCTTAAATGTAGTCTTCTAAGTTAAGGCCTTAATTTTGTGCCTTTCTTGCTCTTCAGTTGTGCAGGATGGATGATCcttgtgctgaaaatcagtgctaaattccttccctttttttcctgCCGTAAATCCACTTGTTTTTATGCTTCCAAATTGACCTTATAGATTGACTAGAGCGGAGCACGtgttgtaaatgtgtaattaaaatCTCACTAAACTCTGCCCCTGGAATGCCTCAAAATAGCAAGTCTTGCTTTACATGTCagcaccatttatttatttaattttctataccgttctcccagggaagctaagaatggtttacatgaatttattcaggtactcaagcagttttccatctgtcccggcaggtttacactctatctaatgtttGACGAAGATGGCAAACCAAAgtttacaaagcatggtaaaaatataatatgacaaaaacatttagggctccttttacaaagctgcgatagcgtttttaacaTGCACAGaactttagcgtgtgctaaacccgcgctacacagctagaactaacaccagctcaatgctggcgttagcgtctagcgcacatgctaagaccgctagcgcagctttgtaaaaggagccctaaatgtttactTTGTCTCAGTCTatggatcagtggttcccaaaccctgtcctgggggacccccagccagtcgggttttcaagatatccctaatgaatatgcatgagagatttgcgtataatggaagtgacaggtatgcaaatctctctcatgcatattcattagggatatcttgaaaacctgactggctggggatcccccaggacagggtttgggaaccactgctatggATAGTGTGTCAAAGATAGTGCCTGTCTTCTTAGTAAAAAGGCACCAATTCTTAGCCCAATCCATTTCATTACCTGAAGTCCACCTTGAAGGACCAGTCATCATTACTTGATTCTCTGGCTGCAGATTTGATGCAAAAGTATTCCAGCAGCCACAGAAACATTCAAGGACTCCATTGCCATATGCACCTCTTTTCCCAGAGGGATGGTGAGCAGATAGCTACACAGGCTTCTTGTCTCAGGGGAAAGGCCCTTGTTTCCCACAACTAACAATGTAGGCTCTTCCCACAGAAATTCTGAGCGGCTGATAACAGGAACATCACCCACTGTATAAGATTTCCCAGTCGTTCCTATaacccaggggtccccaaagtccctccttgagggccgaatccaatcgggttttcaggatttccccaatgaatatgcatgaaatctatgtgcacgcactgctttcaatgcatattcattggggaaatcctgaaaacccgattggattcggccctcaaggagggactttggggacccctgggtaTAGGAACGACTGGGAAATCTTATACAGTGGGAGTCAGCCCAGTTTTATTTTAGCCTTCAGGAATTCCTGGAGGCTGGAAGTGCTGTAAACCTCCAtaaactccatggctccagtacTAGCCATGCTGACTACTGGAATCAGGGGGCAACTGTTTTCTTGGCTAGTGACCACTTTATCTACTTTCAGAAAATATGCAGAACGGAGGACTGCTCTCAGGTTTATAGGATCTTAAAGATCATCCAGCACCAACCagaagcattgctgattttaagcaCATTTCATTTGGAATTACGGAATCTAGAGTTTCTTCTAAGGTCAAATAATGCAAGGGGCTAGCTTCTAAGCTGAGTCCCTGGTACACATGGCCCTCACAGAGGGCATCCAGCATTTTCCTTAAAACAAGCTGAACAAGTATGTTACGAGGTCTGGGctctaaccagttaagtgccactgaaaatgactggttggccctgaacaagcaatttaactggccaaagCTGTTTTTGGCCAGTTAAATTGGCCAACATGTATTGCCTTTTGAAATAAATCACATAAAATGGATAACTGACTATACAGTAATAGGTCCAAGAAAACAACAATGCAACTGATCTAAAAAGATAGTGCAAAGATGGAAGAGCATGCCATATATACAGTGTATTGCTTATTGCATCACCGCAGCACACAAGGTAAGTTACAAACCACAGCACTGATTTACAACTTACTGGTGTGTTGTAGTGATGTCAGAAGCTACAGAGTGTATAACCGGTCTGTTATTTCATATACAGTAACTGGAAGCTTACAAGCAGGACTAAAACCCGCTCtggtattgcaaaaaaaaaagaaaaaaaaaaaagcttaaaatgCTACTGTCACATATGATCAATCCACTGTTTAAAAACTGACTAGTTGAAACTGTGATCAGAAAACTAGTCTTAGAAAAGAAAGCTATTTTCTGATTATATTTAGGCTTTTGTTCATCAACAATAAACACATTTCATTCAAGTAGATAGTGAATGGCACAGTGGTTACTGTTATTTCATATACAGTAACTGGAAGCTTACAAGCAGGACTAAAACCCGCTCTGGtattgcaaaaaaaaagaaaaaaaaaaagcttaaaatgCTACTGTCACATATGATCAATCCACTGTTTAAAAACTGACTAGTTGAAACTGTGATCAGAAAACTAGTCTTAGAAAAGAAAGCTATTTTCTGATTATATTTAGGCTTTTGTTCATCAACAATAAACACATTTCATTCAAGTAGATAGTGAATGGCACAGTGGCTACTGATGTGGTGGAGACCCAGCTGTCTGCATATGCAATATACATGCCTGACTGGGCAGTCTGATGCTTATTCAGATCACTTGTCTCGAGAGACTTTTTCTCATTTGTtttataatatgttataataaacTGCTAATATTACTTCTAAATCTGAAGCAATATTTCACATGTGGTTTTGTGTTAGTGTACCTAAAACACATCCCATTATTGCAATAAAGAATGTAGCTTGATtatcacctcctaaactgtaaaCTCCAGCGTAGACTGAGGTCCAGAACTGTGAATATCACATCTGCAGaaattgttcattttttttctcagATAGTTAATATATAtgatgacatctcaaaattagacATCTACGTTCTGATTTGCTCCATTATTTCTATTATGTGGGAAATACAAACCCaaaaaagagactgcagagatgatgtacaaaaAGCCAAGACTTTATTTAAATCGATAAACAATTTGTATCCAAAGAAGATGGTTCACTTTATGTTTGTGACCTGGACCCgacatcttcttcaggggtcctagatGTGTAAAAAACTCAATTTCTGAGAACCATTTGAAATACAAACTGGATTGAAGTTTCTTTAAAAAGCTTCAATTTGATATTTCAAATATGATTTTCGTCCTCTGgcccagtagagtttgccataagcaTTTTTCACATTGTGTTGAATTTGTATTGACATGTCTAACGAACAGACATGATTTATCACATCCTCCATAACCAGCTAACAAACGGTACAAATCTATCCGGAAAAGATGATAAAAATTAAGGCGAATGTCTTACAATGAATAAATCACATTCCCTATTGTACCAAAGAACAAAACTTCAGTCTTCAAGGATCTTCAGACCACCACCGAGTAgcttaacttcagaaaacattATCAACTGTGTATCCTTTGCATACCAATAAGCAAAGATTTGGAATGAACTGCCAATTGCAATTAGATCCTCATCAACTGGTTTGCTGAGTCAGGTTTAGCAGTTAATGTATCATGTTTGATGGTGGAATatttcaccactagaccaccaggtaaggtctgggggaaggtccaggacgcaggagggaggcgggggtgggtcagagccggccctgaAAGTTA
Protein-coding sequences here:
- the LOC117353625 gene encoding LOW QUALITY PROTEIN: rRNA methyltransferase 1, mitochondrial-like (The sequence of the model RefSeq protein was modified relative to this genomic sequence to represent the inferred CDS: substituted 1 base at 1 genomic stop codon), encoding MSDKSPHCEKQCFWLVLDDLXDPINLRAVLRSAYFLKVDKVVTSQENSCPLIPVVSMASTGAMEFMEVYSTSSLQEFLKAKIKLVGDVPVISRSEFLWEEPTLLVVGNKGLSPETRSLCSYLLTIPLGKEVHMAMESLNVSVAAGILLHQICSQRIK